AAGATATACTCCACCTATCCGATGGTTAAGTACCTCCGCAAGGAGGCCCTACCCACAGCCCTCTGTCCCGGCTGTGGCGGCGGAACCGTCCTCAACGCCTTCGCGAACGCGATCGACGGCCTCAAGATTGACCCTAAGGACCTCGTCGTCGTCAGCGGTATAGGCTGCTCCGCCTGGATAGCCTCACCGTACTTCCTCGCGGACACGCTCCACACGACCCATGGGAGGGCGATAGCCTTCGCCACCGGTGTCAAGGTGGGCCTCCCCGACAAGAAGGTCGTCGTCATAAGCGGTGACGGTGATCTGGCGAGCATAGGCGGTAACCACCTGCTCCACGCCGCGAGGAGGAACATAGACATAACCGTAATCCTCGTTAACAACTTCATCTACGGAATGACCGGCGGACAGGTCGCCCCCACGACACCTTTCGGCGCTAAAACCACCACCAGCCCGTACAGGAATATAGAGCACCCGCTCCAGATTTCCGAGACTGTTGCCGCCGCCGGAGCAAGCTACGTTGCCAGGTGGACCACCGCTCACGTCTACCAGCTCATCGAGAGCATAAAGAAAGCCCTCCAGGTTAAGGGCTTCTCGCTCGTTGAGGTCATCTCCCAGTGCCCGGTCCAGTTCGGAAGGAGGAACAGGATGAAGGAGCCGGCCGAGATGCTCAGATGGTTCCTCAAGAACTCAGTCCCGGTCAGCAGGGCGAGAAACATGAGCCCGGAGGAGCTTGAGGGCAAGTTCGTCATAGGGGAGTTCGTAAACAGAGAGAGGCCGGAGTTCACCACGGAGCTTAACAAGCTCATAGACGAGGTTCAGGAGCATTTCGGCCTCAAGGAGGAGTGAGAGCCATGCAGGTTAGGTTCGCAGGCATAGGAGGCCAGGGCGTTGTCCTGGCCGGTGTCATACTCGGCGAGGCCGCCGCCATAGAGGGGCTGAACGTCGTCCAGACCCAGGATTACAGCTCCGCGAGCAGGGGCGGTCATTCCATAGCGGACGTGATAATATCCAAGGAGCCGATTTACGACGTCATAGTCACCGAGGCGGACGTTCTCGTCGCACTCGCCCAGCTCGGCTACGACACCGTCAAGGACGAGCTGAGGGAGGATGGACTGCTGATCGTAGACACCGATCTGGTTAAGCCAGATAGGGATTACATAGGCGCCCCGTTCACGCGCCTGGCGGAGGAGAGCACCGGTCTGGCGCTCACCGTTAACATGGTCGCCCTCGGCTACCTCGTGGCGAAAACCGGCGTTGTGAAGAAGGAAAACGTCGAGGAGGCCATAAGGAGGAGGGTTCCCAAGGGAACCGAGGATATAAACATCAAAGCCTTCAGGGTCGGTTACGAGGAGGGATGCAGATGAGATACCCTTTTCCGGTCGGTAAGAGCGATTTCATTCAGGGTGATGAGGCGATAGCAAGGGCGGCGATCCTCGCGGGATGCCGCTTCTACGCGGGTTATCCAATCACGCCCGCGAGCGAGATATTCGAGGCCATGGCCCTCTACATGCCGCTGGTGGACGGTGTAAGTATACAGATGGAAGACGAGCTGGCGAGCATGGCGGCGATAATAGGGGCTTCATGGGCCGGGGCCAAGGCCATGACCGCAACGAGCGGCCCGGGATTCAGCCTCATGCAGGAGAACCTAGGCTACGCGATAATGACGGAAACTCCGGTCGTTGTCGTGGACGTTCAGCGCGGCGGCCCATCAACGGGCCAGCCGACCCTCGCGGCCCAGGGAGACATAATGCAGGCCATCTGGGGAACCCACGGCGACCATTCGCTCATAGTTCTCAGTCCCTCAACCGTCCAGGAGGCCTTTGACTTCACCATAAGGGCCTTCAACCTGGCCGAGAAGTACAGGACGCCGGTGGTTCTTCTCACCGACGCGGAAATAGCCCACATGCGCGAGCGCGTTTACGTCCCCCTACCGGAGGAGATCGAGATAATCAACCGCAAGCTTCCGGCCAACGAGGAGGAGGCGAAGTTCCCGTTCGGCGACATACACGGCGACGGCGTTCCTCCGATGCCGATATTCGGCAGGGGGTACAGGACCTACGTCACAGGCCTTACCCACGACGAGCGCGGAAGGCCGAGGACGGTTGAAGCGGAGGTCCATGAAAAGCTCATACGGAGGATAATCGAGAAGCTGGAGCGCAACAGGGAGGACATAATCTCCTACGACGCCTTTGAGCTCGACGACGCTGAAGTAGCGATAGTGAGCACTGGCATAGTCTCCCGCTCGGCGGTAAGGGCCGTTAAGATACTCCGCGAGAGGGGCGTTAAGGCCGGCCTTCTCAAGCTCAACACGATATGGCCCTTCGACTTCGACATGATCGAGGAGCTCGCCGAGCGCGTGAGGAAGATATACGTCCCGGAGATGAACCTCGGACAGCTCTACCACCTCGTCAAAGAGGGCGCCAACGGAAAGGCGGAGGTCGAGCTGATAGCGAAGATAGGCGGCGAGGTTCACACTCCGATGGAGATAGTCGAGAGGGTGGTGGGCTGAATGTACCTGAAATCCGCTTACGAGATTCGCGACAAGTACCTGAGAAAGGACATGCTCCCGACGATATTCTGTCCGGGCTGTGGAATAGGCTCGGCGCTCCAGTACACGCTCCGCGCGATAGACGACCTCGGCCTCAACCAAGACGAGATAGTCTGGGTCAGCGGAATAGGCTGTTCCTCCCGTGTTCCGGGCTTCGTCAACTTCGACGGCCTCCACACGACCCACGGAAGGGCTTTAGCCTTCGCCACCGGTATAAAGCTCGCCAATCCGGACCTCAAGATAATCGCCTTCATGGGCGACGGAGATGCCGCGGCCATAGGAGGAAACCACCTCATCCATGCCATCAGGAGGAACCTCGACATAACTGTGATACTCATCAACAACTTCACCTACGGAATGACCGGCGGCCAGGTCGCGCCGACCGCCCTGAAGGGCCTGCGCGGAACTACCGCTCCCTACGGTCAGTTCGAGAACCCCTTCGATATAGCCGACCTCGCGGTTTCGGCTGGAGCCAACTACGTGGCAAGGTGGAGCGTCTTCAACTACCTCCAGGGAATCAACAGCATCAAGAAGGCCCTCAACAAGGAAGGATTTACCCTCGTTGAGTTCCTCTCGCCGTGCCCGATAAGCTTCGGAAGGAGGAACAGGATGAAGACCGCTCCGGAACTGCTCCGCTGGTATCAGAAGATAACCGTCCCGCTCGCGAAGGCCAAGAAGATGCCGCCGGAGGAGCTCGAGGGCAAGATAGTCATCGGAGAGTTTGCCGACAGGGACAGGCCGGGTCTCGTGAGGGAGTACGAGGCGTACAAGAAGCGCGCCAAGAAGATGATGGGGTGGGAGGAATGAGGAAGGAGATACTCTTCAGCGGCTTCGGCGGTCAGGGAGTCATCCTGGCGAGCGTCATCCTCGGGAGGGCCGCGGCGGTCTACGAGGGACTCTACGCCGTTCAGACACAGGCCTACGGGCCGGAGTCTAGAGGTGGAGCGAGCAAGGCAGAGGTGGTCATAAGCGACGAGCCCATAGACTACCCCAAGACCCTCAATCCCGACTGTGCCGTCTTCTTCTCCCAGGAGGCCTACAACAAGTACCTCCAGACTGTGAAGAGGGGGGCACGGATAATAGTCGAGGAGGAGCTCGTTCCGCACAGGGACACCGAGTTCGAGAGGGGGCTTGAGGTGGTCTCGCTGCCGCTCACGGAGATAGCCGAGGAAACCACCGGGCTGAGCCTCACCATGAACATCCTCACCCTCGGAATCCTGACGGCGTGGACCAGTGTCGTGAGCAGGGAGGCCATAGAGAAGGCCGTTCTGGATGCGGTCCCCAAAGGCACCGAGGAGATAAACCTCAAGGCGCTTCACAAGGGCTTCGAGCTCGGGGAGAAGGCAAAGGCCGGAGACCTCTAATTCCCTTTCTTTCCCAAAAACTTATCAACTTGCATTTCTATTTCTTACCATGCTCGTCAACGAGACCAAGGAGAGAACATGGCACGGGCATGTGAAGCTGGCGGACAGCTTCTTTAAGCGCTTCAGGGGATTAATGCTGGTTAGAAACGTCAACTATGCCATGGTCTTCGTTCTTCCGGCGGAAACCAAGGCCAACGCGTCAATTCACATGTTCTTCATGCTGAGCGATATAGACGTAATCTGGCTGGACTCCGCGAGACGAGTGGTGGACTTTAAAACTGCCCGGAAATGGCGGTTCTACGCTCCGAAAGAGCCAGCCAAGTACATAATAGAAGGGCCGGTGGGCCTGATAAAAACGCTCGACGTTGAGGAGGGCGATTTGATAAGCTGGACCCCAAGCGAGGAGAAGGAAAGGGCCGTGCCGGTGAAGGTGTCGCTGCCCGATGGTCTCTCCTTCGAGAAGGGAACCAACGGAATGGCGCTCACAGAGAGCGTGAGGGAAGTTAAGGTGAAGGGGAACTAAAGGAGGGTCTCCAGCTTCTTTTTCAGCTGTGGAATGTCCTCGTTGAGGGTTCGCCATACAACCCGGAGATCAACTCCAAAATACGCGTGTATAAGTTTATCCCTCATTCTTGCCATCTCTTTCCAGGGCACTTCCGGGTGTTTCTCCTTGAACTCCTCTGGAATGGCCTTGGCGGCTTCGCCAATTATCTCCAGAGCCCGGATAACTGCAAACTGGGTTTTCTTGTCTCGCTCGAATTCCTCAAATTCCATGTTGGCGGTGAACTCCTCTATCAGCGCTATTGCTTCGATGATATCGTTGATGTAGTCTTCATGCGCTCGCTTCATACGTAGATGACCTCCCTCATCACATATTCGGAAATTTTGGGCTTCAAAGCAGACTTTAGAACAAGGTCAACCCTTACACCGAGGAGTTCCTCGAGATACTCCTCGAGCTCTATGAACCTGAACAGGGAAGGAACCTCGTAGAAGTCGACCAGAATGTCAATATCGCTCGTTTCTTTGGCCTCTCCGCGGACGTAGGAACCGAATATCCCAATCTCCTTTACTCCAAATCTCTCCTTCAGCTCATTTTTGTGGGCCTTCAGGATGGTTTCTATATCCTCCAGGGTCTTCATGGCCATCGATAGTAATAGACAACAAGACGAAAAAAGTCTTGCGGTTTGCAGGGACAATACGTCCTCAGAACTCAAACTCCACCCCGTTCTCTTCTCCTTCCCAGAGGATCACTCTTTTAAGCCTGACGTCACCAGGCAGTTTTTTTCCGACCTCTTCCGCAATCCACAGGGCCACATTCTCGGTCGTCGGGTTCTCGAAGAGCGTGTTTAGGTTTCTGTGGTCGAGCTTCTCAATGATTTCGTTCACGATTCTCCTCAGCTCGAGGAAGTCCATTACGTAGCCGTTCTCCAGGGGGCCTTCAACGGCCACTTCAAGCCTGAACGTGTGGCCGTGTATCTCCTCGGGCTCTCCGTTGATCAGAACGGCATGGGCCGCCTCGAATTTGAAGCGCTCGATGATTCTGGCTTTCATGAGGGTCACCACAGTCCATGGATGCCATCCAAACTAAAACCTTTGGGCAGGGATTATGCATAACTCAACATATTTTGGCCATTTAAAAATAACCCACCGTAATGCTTAAAACCCGCAGGTCTTATAAGGCTCTAAACCCATTGCCGGGACGGTGGTTAAAATGGTCAGGTACATGGTAACATCCGCTCTTCCTTACGCTAATGGTCCGATTCACGCGGGACACCTGGCAGGAGCGTACCTTCCAGCGGACATCTTCGTGCGCTACCTTAGACTTAGGGGCGAGGAAGTCTTGTTCATCTGCGGAACCGACGAGCACGGGACGCCGATAACCTTCCGCGCGCTGAAGGAGGGAAGAAGCCCGAGGGAGATAGTTGACGAGTTCCACGAGCACATAAAGACGACCTTCGAGAGGGCCAAGATAAGCTTCGACTACTTCGGTAGAACCGAGCTTCCGGTTCACTACCGCATAAGCCAGGAGTTCTTCCTCAAGGCGCTTGAGAACGGCCACCTAGTCAAGAAGGTCACCAAACAGGCCTACTGCGAGCACGACAAGATGTTTCTGCCCGACCGATACGTCATAGGCACCTGCCCCTACTGCGGCGCCGAGAACCAGCGCGGTGACCAGTGTGAGGTCTGCGGTCATCCACTGACGCCGGAGAAGCTCATCAACCCGCGCTGTAACATCTGCGGCAACCCGATAACCTTCAAGGACTCGGCCCACTACTACATCCGCATGCAGGACTTCGAGGAGCGGCTGAAGGAGTGGGTTCTCGGCCAGGAGCACTGGAAACCGAACGTCAGGAACACCGTCCTCGGCTGGATTAACGAGGGCCTCGAAGAGAGGGCCATGACGAGGGACCTCAACTGGGGAATACCCGTCCCCCTCGACGACGAGGACGTTAAAGGAAAGGTGCTCTACGTCTGGTTCGAGGCCCCAATAGGCTACATCTCAATCACAATCGAGCACCTGAAGAGGGAGGGGAGGGAAAACGAGTGGAAGAAGTTCTGGCTCAACCTCGACGGCGAGACCAAGGTCATCCACTTCATCGGCAAGGACAACGTGCCCTTCCACGCCATATTCTGGCCGGCCTTCCTGATGGCCTACGGAAAGTACAGGGATGAGGAAGTTGAGGCCGAGTGGAACCTGCCCTACGACATTCCCGCCAACGAGTACCTCAACCTCGAAGGCAAGAAGTTCTCCACCAGCAGGAACTGGGCCATCTGGGTCCACGAGTTCCTCGACGCCTTCCCTGCAGATTACCTGCGCTACTACCTCACCGCCATAATGCCCGAAACTCGCGATAGCGACTTCAGCTTCGCCGACTTCAAGAGCAAGATAAACGAGGAGCTCGTCAACAACCTCGGAAACTTCGTCCACAGGGCGATGACCTTCGCCAACCGCTACTTCGACGGTGTCGTTCCGGAGAGGGGCGAGCTGGACGACCTCGACAGACAGGCCTTCGAGGAAATCGAGAAGGCCTTCGAGGAGACCGGGGAGCTGATAGCCCGCTACAAGTTCAAGGACGCGTTAAAGCGGGTCATGGAGCTCGCCATCTTCGGCAACCGCTACTTCGACTACCAGAAGCCGTGGAAGACCGCCAAAACCGACCGGGCAAGGACGGCAACCACCGTAAACATCTCTCTCCAGATAGTCAAGGCCCTCGGAATCCTGCTGGAGCCGTTCCTCCCCGATGCCAGCGAGAAGATATGGCACCTCCTCAACCTCGAGGAGCTGAAGAGCTGGGAGTTCACCGAGATTCCGGCCGGGCACAGGGTTAGGAAGGCCAGCCCAATGTTCAAGAAGGTAACCGACGAGGACATAATCTACTTCATTGTGAACTACATAGCACGGGGCAACCCCAAGAGCGCCAGGCTGCTCCTCGATAAGTATTACAAGCGGGACGATGTGATGAAGGTTGCCCTCGAGCGCTTCGGGGAGGCCAAACGGGAAGAGGCCATGGCAATCCTTAAGAGCATCTACGGGGATGAAATCGGAGTTAAATCTGAAAAGTCCGGAAAATCCCCGAAGAAGGAGAAGGTGAAGAAAAAAGAGGAAGGTGGTGAAAGCGTGGAGTACATAAGCTTTGATGACTTCCTGAAGCTCGACCTCCGCGTTGGAAAGATAATCGAGGTCAAGGATCACCCGAACGCCGACAGGCTCTACGTGGTCAAGGTTGACCTCGGAGACGAGGTCAGACAGCTCGTTGCCGGGCTGAAGAAGTACTACAAGCCGGAAGAGCTGCTCAACCACTACGTCGTCATCATAGCAAACCTCGAGCCCAAGAAGCTCAGGGGAGTAGAGAGCCAGGGAATGCTCTTAGCGGCTGACGACGGCGAGAACGTGGCTTTGCTCATGCCAGATAAGGAGATAAAACTGGGAGCAGGGATAAGGTGACTAAGGGGAGCTCAGAACCTGAGCTCCACCCAGTTTTCCTTTCTGCCCTTCAGAACCTTCACAAGACCCTTCCTCTCGAGGCGCTTGAACATCCTCCAGGCGGTGGTCTTCGGCAGACCTATCGCCTCCCTAACCTCGGCCTGGCTGGCCTTCCCGCCTTTGTCGAAGATGTAGAGCAGCGCACGCTTCTCCTCCTCGTTGAGGTCGAGGTTCTCAAGCCTGGCCTGGAACTCCTCGCGGGTCGGCATTGAGCTCTGACCCCTTTTCTTTCTCCATAGGGCATAGGCGGAGCCTCCGACTACCGCAAGACCTCCCAAGAGGGCGAGATACGGCAAACTGCCCGCCCCGCTCTCCCCTCCGACCCCTCTGCCGTTGAGCGTGTAGGAAACGCTCTGGTTTCCAGGGGGCATGGTTATCGAGTTCCCCGCTATCTCAAGCGGTATGTCGCTCAGGTCAACCACTATGGCGTTTTCGGGCAGCACAACTGTGAAGGAATCGTTGGTCGCAACGTGAAGCGTCCACACCATGCCCTCCTTCGCGGTCAGGTCAGGGGTGTAGTAGGAGACCTTGACTATCCCGGCATCCCCGGAATAGATGAGGAGACTTCCGTTCTCAAGCAGGAAGTTCAAGGGATTTCCGTCCTCGTCCTCAACGATGACGTTTTCGTAATGGTCTCCTATGAGAGGAAGTTCAATCTGGGAGGCGTACTCCGCGGGCAGGATTTCATATTCAACCTTGACGTAGCCGTCATCGTAAACCGTCAAAACCAGAGACGAGACGGTATACGCACTAACCCAAGGCAGAAGGATGAGCGTTGCCATCAGGAAGACTGCAACTTGCCTGAGTCTCATTTAAGCATCCCTCCGTAATGAAAAAGGAAAGGTCAAGAGTGGGCGAGTATGAACTCGTCTACCCGGTGGAGCATCTCTAGGGCTATCGCGAAGTGGGCCTTGGCCTGTAGGGGCTTCTTTGCCCTGAGAAGCCCGACGCCTATCCTGAGCTCTTGGACGGCAATCTTTAGCTGAACCTCCGCCCTGGTGGTGTCGACGCCCCTGCTCTTAAGCTCGCGGAGCGCCTTTGAGTCCTTCTGAATCCTGTCGTTCATCTCCCTGAGGAAAGCGCGGATGTCCTTCAGCTTTTCCTCGAGCTCCCTCTCGTGAACTTTTCTCAGTATAAACTCAACGGCATTGTGGAACTCAACTATGGTTTCCCTGTTATCCTTCATGACGGTCAGAGCGTCCTCCCACTTGCCCTCGTCCGCGAGAGCCTTGACCTGATCGTAAACCTCCGAGAAAGCATCGAGCCTCTCCTGGAGCTCCGTCACGTTGTAACCGTTCTGCTCCCCGACTTCGATTGCCTTCTGAGCTATCTCCATTCCCTTCTCGCCCTTGATCAGGAAGTCCTTGACGATCTTGTCGGCGTTTGCATAGGCGAGCTCCTCGCGGACCTTTCTCAGCTCCTCGTCGAGGAGAGCTTTCTTCTCCTTGGCGGCGTCATAGTCTGCCTTCGCCTTTTCGTAGTCCCCGGCCTTAAGGTCATCCAGTACAACCTTGTAGGCATCTCTGGTCTCGTTGTAGAGTGCGGTGAGGTTGCTCACGTCTATCCCTTGGTTCTGGGCGATGTTTATTGTCTTCTCAACGAACCTGAAGTACTCCGTCATGCGCTCGATTTCCATTTTGATGTGTTCCCTTACATCCTGGACCTTCTCCTTGGCCTCCTTAAGCGCTGAGAGTGCAACCTTGTAGTGGTGCATGGCAGTGAGGCTGTCCAGTATCGAGTTGTAGTAGTCGCCGGCCTCGTATTCACTCATCGCCTTTTCCTTGTAGTCCTCTGCGAGCTCGTAGTGGGTTAATATCGTCGAGTTCTCGGGCAGCTTGTCCTTTATGGGTTCTATCTTGTCCTCGGCGAACTTGCTCAGCCTCTGAAGCTGGTCAATCAGCTGACCCGCTATCACCATCTCCCTGGTGCTGTTGTCCATTGCCACTCCAGTGTACGATTCGGTGGTGTTGTTGCCCTCCGCAAGACCGAGGGGCAGTATACTCCCAACCAGCAATATTGCCAGGGCCAGTGCAAAGCCCTTCATTCCCTTCATGGGCATCACCGATGAAGGCTAGGCGCCCAACCTATTTGAGGACTCCGACGGAACGAACGTTTCAGAGCGTTCCATTCTTCTCAAGTTCCCTTATATGGAGCGCTGTAACACATATTCCCTCCATCACGTTCGTAAAATGCGGAATCTCCCCGAACTGGGCGTACAGGCTTCCGTAGTTCGGGTGCCACGCATCGACCTGCTCGCGTCCCCTAGCGGTGA
The Thermococcus radiotolerans genome window above contains:
- a CDS encoding 2-oxoacid:ferredoxin oxidoreductase subunit beta; the encoded protein is MAKKIYSTYPMVKYLRKEALPTALCPGCGGGTVLNAFANAIDGLKIDPKDLVVVSGIGCSAWIASPYFLADTLHTTHGRAIAFATGVKVGLPDKKVVVISGDGDLASIGGNHLLHAARRNIDITVILVNNFIYGMTGGQVAPTTPFGAKTTTSPYRNIEHPLQISETVAAAGASYVARWTTAHVYQLIESIKKALQVKGFSLVEVISQCPVQFGRRNRMKEPAEMLRWFLKNSVPVSRARNMSPEELEGKFVIGEFVNRERPEFTTELNKLIDEVQEHFGLKEE
- a CDS encoding 2-oxoacid:ferredoxin oxidoreductase subunit gamma; translated protein: MQVRFAGIGGQGVVLAGVILGEAAAIEGLNVVQTQDYSSASRGGHSIADVIISKEPIYDVIVTEADVLVALAQLGYDTVKDELREDGLLIVDTDLVKPDRDYIGAPFTRLAEESTGLALTVNMVALGYLVAKTGVVKKENVEEAIRRRVPKGTEDINIKAFRVGYEEGCR
- a CDS encoding 2-oxoacid:acceptor oxidoreductase subunit alpha, with amino-acid sequence MRYPFPVGKSDFIQGDEAIARAAILAGCRFYAGYPITPASEIFEAMALYMPLVDGVSIQMEDELASMAAIIGASWAGAKAMTATSGPGFSLMQENLGYAIMTETPVVVVDVQRGGPSTGQPTLAAQGDIMQAIWGTHGDHSLIVLSPSTVQEAFDFTIRAFNLAEKYRTPVVLLTDAEIAHMRERVYVPLPEEIEIINRKLPANEEEAKFPFGDIHGDGVPPMPIFGRGYRTYVTGLTHDERGRPRTVEAEVHEKLIRRIIEKLERNREDIISYDAFELDDAEVAIVSTGIVSRSAVRAVKILRERGVKAGLLKLNTIWPFDFDMIEELAERVRKIYVPEMNLGQLYHLVKEGANGKAEVELIAKIGGEVHTPMEIVERVVG
- a CDS encoding 2-oxoacid:ferredoxin oxidoreductase subunit beta, whose product is MYLKSAYEIRDKYLRKDMLPTIFCPGCGIGSALQYTLRAIDDLGLNQDEIVWVSGIGCSSRVPGFVNFDGLHTTHGRALAFATGIKLANPDLKIIAFMGDGDAAAIGGNHLIHAIRRNLDITVILINNFTYGMTGGQVAPTALKGLRGTTAPYGQFENPFDIADLAVSAGANYVARWSVFNYLQGINSIKKALNKEGFTLVEFLSPCPISFGRRNRMKTAPELLRWYQKITVPLAKAKKMPPEELEGKIVIGEFADRDRPGLVREYEAYKKRAKKMMGWEE
- a CDS encoding 2-oxoacid:ferredoxin oxidoreductase subunit gamma, translating into MRKEILFSGFGGQGVILASVILGRAAAVYEGLYAVQTQAYGPESRGGASKAEVVISDEPIDYPKTLNPDCAVFFSQEAYNKYLQTVKRGARIIVEEELVPHRDTEFERGLEVVSLPLTEIAEETTGLSLTMNILTLGILTAWTSVVSREAIEKAVLDAVPKGTEEINLKALHKGFELGEKAKAGDL
- a CDS encoding DUF192 domain-containing protein; the protein is MLVNETKERTWHGHVKLADSFFKRFRGLMLVRNVNYAMVFVLPAETKANASIHMFFMLSDIDVIWLDSARRVVDFKTARKWRFYAPKEPAKYIIEGPVGLIKTLDVEEGDLISWTPSEEKERAVPVKVSLPDGLSFEKGTNGMALTESVREVKVKGN
- a CDS encoding HepT-like ribonuclease domain-containing protein, with product MKRAHEDYINDIIEAIALIEEFTANMEFEEFERDKKTQFAVIRALEIIGEAAKAIPEEFKEKHPEVPWKEMARMRDKLIHAYFGVDLRVVWRTLNEDIPQLKKKLETLL
- the mntA gene encoding type VII toxin-antitoxin system antitoxin protein adenylyltransferase MntA, with the translated sequence MAMKTLEDIETILKAHKNELKERFGVKEIGIFGSYVRGEAKETSDIDILVDFYEVPSLFRFIELEEYLEELLGVRVDLVLKSALKPKISEYVMREVIYV
- a CDS encoding 6-pyruvoyl trahydropterin synthase family protein, whose amino-acid sequence is MKARIIERFKFEAAHAVLINGEPEEIHGHTFRLEVAVEGPLENGYVMDFLELRRIVNEIIEKLDHRNLNTLFENPTTENVALWIAEEVGKKLPGDVRLKRVILWEGEENGVEFEF
- the metG gene encoding methionine--tRNA ligase; translated protein: MVRYMVTSALPYANGPIHAGHLAGAYLPADIFVRYLRLRGEEVLFICGTDEHGTPITFRALKEGRSPREIVDEFHEHIKTTFERAKISFDYFGRTELPVHYRISQEFFLKALENGHLVKKVTKQAYCEHDKMFLPDRYVIGTCPYCGAENQRGDQCEVCGHPLTPEKLINPRCNICGNPITFKDSAHYYIRMQDFEERLKEWVLGQEHWKPNVRNTVLGWINEGLEERAMTRDLNWGIPVPLDDEDVKGKVLYVWFEAPIGYISITIEHLKREGRENEWKKFWLNLDGETKVIHFIGKDNVPFHAIFWPAFLMAYGKYRDEEVEAEWNLPYDIPANEYLNLEGKKFSTSRNWAIWVHEFLDAFPADYLRYYLTAIMPETRDSDFSFADFKSKINEELVNNLGNFVHRAMTFANRYFDGVVPERGELDDLDRQAFEEIEKAFEETGELIARYKFKDALKRVMELAIFGNRYFDYQKPWKTAKTDRARTATTVNISLQIVKALGILLEPFLPDASEKIWHLLNLEELKSWEFTEIPAGHRVRKASPMFKKVTDEDIIYFIVNYIARGNPKSARLLLDKYYKRDDVMKVALERFGEAKREEAMAILKSIYGDEIGVKSEKSGKSPKKEKVKKKEEGGESVEYISFDDFLKLDLRVGKIIEVKDHPNADRLYVVKVDLGDEVRQLVAGLKKYYKPEELLNHYVVIIANLEPKKLRGVESQGMLLAADDGENVALLMPDKEIKLGAGIR
- a CDS encoding helix-turn-helix transcriptional regulator translates to MRLRQVAVFLMATLILLPWVSAYTVSSLVLTVYDDGYVKVEYEILPAEYASQIELPLIGDHYENVIVEDEDGNPLNFLLENGSLLIYSGDAGIVKVSYYTPDLTAKEGMVWTLHVATNDSFTVVLPENAIVVDLSDIPLEIAGNSITMPPGNQSVSYTLNGRGVGGESGAGSLPYLALLGGLAVVGGSAYALWRKKRGQSSMPTREEFQARLENLDLNEEEKRALLYIFDKGGKASQAEVREAIGLPKTTAWRMFKRLERKGLVKVLKGRKENWVELRF